Proteins from a single region of Catenulispora acidiphila DSM 44928:
- a CDS encoding ABC transporter ATP-binding protein — translation MIEVEGLRRTFGAGENAVHAVEDVSFTVPEGQLCAVVGRSGSGKTTLLNLIGGLDKPDAGRIAVNGKQLAGPGRNLGEKELAALRRDLFGFVFQSFALIPILSAAENVGIPLRLRRTPVAEREERVELLLNMVGLGGHTKQRPGEMSGGQQQRVALARALANSPRVLIADEPTGQLDSETGRAVMRLLRAVVAAENVTALVATHDPLMMELADRVITVGDGRLLADSDAEGAGVGGAGVGASAELPA, via the coding sequence ATGATCGAGGTCGAGGGACTGCGCCGGACGTTCGGCGCCGGGGAGAACGCCGTGCACGCCGTCGAGGACGTGTCGTTCACGGTCCCCGAGGGGCAGCTGTGCGCCGTCGTCGGCCGCTCCGGCTCCGGCAAGACCACGCTGCTGAACCTGATCGGCGGCCTGGACAAGCCCGACGCCGGCCGCATCGCGGTGAACGGCAAGCAGCTCGCCGGACCGGGGCGCAACCTGGGGGAGAAGGAGCTGGCGGCGCTGCGCCGCGACTTGTTCGGGTTCGTCTTCCAATCTTTCGCGCTGATCCCGATCCTGTCGGCGGCGGAGAACGTCGGCATCCCGCTGCGCCTGCGCCGCACGCCGGTCGCCGAGCGCGAGGAGCGCGTGGAGTTGCTGCTGAACATGGTCGGGCTCGGCGGGCACACCAAGCAGCGCCCCGGGGAGATGTCCGGCGGCCAGCAGCAGCGGGTGGCGCTGGCCCGGGCGCTGGCCAACTCGCCGCGGGTCCTGATCGCCGACGAGCCCACCGGGCAGCTGGACTCCGAGACCGGCCGCGCGGTGATGCGGCTGCTGCGCGCCGTCGTCGCCGCGGAGAACGTGACCGCGCTGGTGGCCACGCACGACCCGCTGATGATGGAGCTCGCCGACCGGGTCATCACGGTCGGCGACGGCCGGCTGCTCGCGGACTCCGACGCCGAGGGCGCGGGCGTCGGGGGCGCGGGCGTCGGCGCGTCGGCGGAGCTGCCGGCCTAG